One window from the genome of Marinobacter sp. LV10R510-11A encodes:
- a CDS encoding ATP-grasp domain-containing protein codes for MNLVSFNVFRTLGLPDTTVLKPEYFLSHKELLRNADWVLFPEYWQLNALVHGLKCRVFPSVASYRIGHDKVEMTRAFEAVAPEHIPWTIIEANGPHEREHIWSVMALPFVAKLPKASMGEGVWLIETHDDWRTYCERTEVLYVQEYLPLDRDARIVVVGDKVVTAYWRTQADQGFYNNVSKGGRIDNSPVPAVMIDLALRLARDLEVDHAGFDIALVAGYPYVLEFNRLFGNQGLGQGSDLTDAILEYLQQHGEPRDPGGSNTPEPIRPLAV; via the coding sequence ATGAATCTCGTATCGTTTAATGTTTTCCGCACACTCGGCTTGCCCGACACCACTGTACTTAAGCCGGAGTATTTCCTGAGCCATAAAGAATTGCTGCGCAATGCAGACTGGGTACTGTTCCCCGAATACTGGCAGCTCAATGCCCTGGTGCATGGCTTGAAATGCCGGGTTTTCCCCAGCGTCGCCAGCTATCGCATTGGTCATGACAAGGTGGAAATGACCCGTGCTTTTGAGGCGGTAGCACCGGAACATATTCCCTGGACAATCATCGAAGCCAATGGCCCTCATGAGCGCGAGCACATCTGGAGTGTTATGGCACTGCCCTTCGTGGCGAAGCTACCCAAAGCCAGCATGGGCGAGGGTGTTTGGCTGATTGAAACCCATGACGACTGGCGCACGTACTGCGAGCGCACAGAGGTTCTGTACGTACAGGAATACCTGCCGTTGGATCGCGACGCGCGTATTGTGGTGGTGGGCGATAAAGTTGTAACAGCTTACTGGCGTACACAGGCTGACCAGGGCTTTTATAACAACGTGTCTAAGGGTGGCCGGATTGACAACAGCCCGGTGCCCGCAGTGATGATCGACTTGGCCCTGCGGCTCGCACGGGACCTGGAAGTGGATCACGCAGGTTTTGATATCGCCCTAGTGGCAGGCTACCCGTACGTGCTGGAGTTCAACCGCTTATTTGGGAATCAGGGGCTCGGTCAAGGCAGCGACCTGACGGACGCTATCTTGGAGTACCTGCAGCAACATGGTGAGCCCC
- a CDS encoding DUF6746 family protein has translation MTLSHQMTAIAASLLIATAVFAGDSDHFKGEPAKTLEQAVANFSEYNNKLEHVLTGDLTPEAMNEVHQLTYTLENALQKLDDEIDKLEETLEKVHKASERADTNTVRSAGEQYLTTSRNIVK, from the coding sequence ATGACTCTTTCTCATCAAATGACTGCCATCGCCGCCTCACTGCTGATTGCTACGGCCGTATTCGCGGGCGATAGTGATCACTTCAAGGGCGAGCCCGCAAAGACTCTGGAACAGGCGGTTGCCAATTTTTCTGAGTACAACAACAAGCTGGAACACGTGCTGACCGGTGATTTAACTCCGGAAGCCATGAACGAGGTACACCAGCTCACCTATACTCTGGAAAACGCACTGCAGAAGCTGGATGACGAAATTGACAAACTGGAGGAAACACTTGAGAAGGTGCACAAAGCTTCCGAACGTGCTGATACAAATACCGTGCGCTCTGCCGGCGAACAGTACCTCACCACCAGTCGTAACATCGTGAAGTGA
- a CDS encoding YbfB/YjiJ family MFS transporter has product MYQQNSTTPKELFSVLAAGAIMLMVVHGLGRFIYTPLLPYLVDDGQFTAPEGAAVATWNYLGYLMGAILAIRWHRVSQIRVMLPAFLAVHVVTALLVTQTDNLTAISASRWLNGVANGVIFVQAPALILEWLVLRNRASMSGLVYIGVGLGLLVSSGLVTGSADWLEGAERWWPAALLSIPLAVWSARRLSQLELPDEARGSDGKAVATTPLFDRASIPLFLSYGGAGLGYILPLTFLPLLAKMELAAGHWLLDGTWVIVALCTIPAAWVWNRLGTKMGDLPALKLNFLIQLAGVLAAVLWPGTIGLMLCAALVGSTFLGTVLLTQRVARALHPHQGPRLSAAMVALYGFTQMVGPWLTKQWLDAGGSLASAFSIGVGALAFGLIFVFFVPRPEVWHARTLRFD; this is encoded by the coding sequence ATGTACCAACAGAACAGCACAACCCCGAAAGAGCTCTTTAGCGTCCTGGCCGCTGGTGCCATTATGCTGATGGTTGTGCACGGGCTCGGCCGTTTTATCTACACCCCGCTGTTGCCCTATCTAGTAGACGACGGTCAGTTCACTGCGCCGGAGGGTGCGGCGGTCGCTACCTGGAACTACCTTGGTTACCTTATGGGTGCCATTCTGGCTATCCGCTGGCACAGGGTTAGTCAGATCCGCGTAATGCTGCCGGCGTTTCTGGCAGTTCATGTCGTTACCGCTCTGCTGGTTACTCAAACGGACAACCTCACTGCTATCTCTGCCAGCCGCTGGCTGAACGGGGTCGCTAACGGGGTGATTTTCGTACAGGCGCCGGCGTTGATTCTCGAGTGGTTGGTGCTGCGCAACAGGGCCAGTATGAGCGGGCTGGTGTATATAGGCGTGGGCTTGGGTTTGTTGGTATCCAGCGGGCTGGTCACCGGTAGTGCCGACTGGCTGGAGGGCGCCGAGCGCTGGTGGCCAGCGGCCCTGCTCTCCATTCCGCTTGCGGTATGGAGCGCGCGCAGGTTGTCTCAGCTGGAGTTGCCGGATGAGGCGCGCGGTAGTGACGGCAAGGCCGTAGCCACAACCCCCCTATTCGACCGTGCCAGTATTCCTCTGTTCCTGTCGTACGGCGGTGCCGGGTTAGGCTACATTCTGCCCCTTACATTTCTGCCCCTGTTGGCAAAAATGGAGCTTGCAGCGGGTCACTGGTTGCTTGATGGAACTTGGGTCATTGTTGCCCTGTGTACTATCCCGGCTGCCTGGGTGTGGAATCGGCTAGGCACAAAAATGGGCGACCTTCCCGCACTGAAACTGAACTTTCTGATTCAACTGGCAGGCGTGTTGGCCGCCGTGCTCTGGCCCGGCACTATCGGCCTAATGCTGTGCGCTGCTCTGGTGGGCAGCACCTTCCTTGGCACAGTGTTACTTACCCAGCGCGTTGCCCGCGCTCTGCACCCGCACCAGGGGCCGCGGCTGTCTGCCGCCATGGTTGCGCTCTACGGCTTCACCCAAATGGTTGGTCCGTGGCTGACCAAACAATGGCTCGATGCCGGTGGTTCCCTGGCCTCCGCCTTTAGTATCGGAGTGGGAGCACTGGCCTTCGGCCTGATATTCGTGTTCTTCGTGCCCCGCCCCGAAGTTTGGCATGCGCGAACTCTCCGCTTTGACTGA
- a CDS encoding SCO family protein translates to MNRSVQITLVVLVLAVVLVFGLVVGRQVFQVGNVEPEPAPDLAEMNTYVYDQPRPLAEFTLTNENGETVTRESLRGRWTFAFVGYTNCPDVCPAAMANLRRTDKLLSNELPQPDYLLVTADPEHDTPGKLKDYTAFFGENFHGLTGDLETLRKLTTSLSAVFVHRQVDGELLVDHSGHFALLNPDGELAALIQPPHHPEEMAEAFERIYEWTKANREKTRS, encoded by the coding sequence ATGAATCGCTCAGTTCAAATAACGTTGGTTGTTCTTGTATTGGCCGTGGTTCTGGTTTTTGGTTTGGTCGTTGGGCGCCAAGTGTTTCAGGTGGGCAACGTGGAGCCTGAACCTGCTCCAGATTTGGCTGAGATGAACACCTATGTTTATGACCAGCCACGGCCTCTGGCAGAGTTCACGCTAACCAACGAAAATGGCGAAACCGTAACCCGGGAAAGCCTCCGGGGCCGGTGGACGTTCGCGTTTGTGGGCTACACCAACTGCCCGGATGTTTGTCCAGCGGCGATGGCCAACCTGCGACGTACCGATAAATTGCTGTCGAATGAGCTGCCGCAGCCGGATTATCTACTTGTCACCGCCGATCCGGAGCACGACACGCCAGGAAAGCTCAAAGACTACACTGCATTTTTTGGTGAGAACTTCCACGGCCTGACCGGAGACTTGGAAACACTGCGAAAGCTGACCACGAGCCTGAGTGCGGTTTTCGTGCACCGTCAGGTAGATGGCGAGCTGCTGGTAGATCACAGCGGGCATTTTGCATTGCTGAACCCGGATGGCGAGTTGGCGGCACTTATTCAGCCGCCTCATCACCCGGAGGAGATGGCCGAGGCTTTTGAGCGCATTTATGAATGGACCAAAGCCAATCGCGAGAAAACTCGCTCTTAA
- the cyoE gene encoding heme o synthase, giving the protein MSEQVDVLPAQGASSQSARSISWRDYLELTKPKVVALMILTSVIGMLLATTGLPGLGVLIWGNMGIAFLAGAAAVVNHVVDQKIDTVMARTRKRPVATGKISSVEAIVFAVLLASVGMFVLMWQVNHLTAWLTLASLVGYAGVYTLFLKRATPQNITIGGLAGAMPPLLGWTAVTGQVDGHALLLVLIIFAWTPPHFWALAIHRKEEYAKAGIPMLPVTHGNKYTELHILLYTLILLAVSLLPFVTGMSGWIYLAGALVLGLRFLHYAIRLLKGDDRRVALNTFKYSITYLMALFVILLVDHYVFF; this is encoded by the coding sequence ATGAGTGAGCAAGTGGACGTACTGCCGGCCCAGGGAGCTTCCAGCCAATCCGCCCGTTCGATTTCATGGCGGGATTACTTGGAGCTGACCAAGCCCAAAGTTGTGGCCTTGATGATCCTAACATCGGTCATCGGCATGCTACTGGCCACCACCGGTTTACCCGGCTTGGGTGTGCTGATCTGGGGCAACATGGGCATCGCCTTCCTTGCCGGCGCCGCAGCCGTGGTCAACCACGTTGTCGATCAGAAGATTGATACCGTGATGGCACGCACCCGTAAGCGGCCGGTGGCCACCGGCAAGATCTCCTCGGTAGAAGCGATCGTGTTTGCCGTACTGCTAGCTAGTGTTGGCATGTTCGTGTTGATGTGGCAGGTAAATCATCTAACCGCATGGCTCACTCTAGCCTCTCTGGTGGGTTATGCCGGCGTTTACACCTTGTTCCTAAAACGGGCAACGCCCCAAAATATCACCATCGGTGGCCTCGCTGGCGCCATGCCACCTTTACTGGGCTGGACAGCCGTAACCGGCCAAGTTGATGGCCATGCTTTATTGCTGGTGCTGATTATTTTCGCCTGGACCCCGCCGCACTTCTGGGCGCTGGCCATTCACCGCAAAGAAGAATATGCGAAGGCAGGCATTCCCATGCTGCCCGTCACCCACGGGAACAAATACACCGAACTTCACATCCTGCTGTACACCCTAATTTTGCTGGCGGTAAGCCTGCTACCCTTTGTCACAGGCATGTCCGGCTGGATTTACTTGGCGGGTGCTTTGGTACTCGGTCTGCGCTTCCTCCACTACGCTATTCGGTTGCTGAAAGGCGACGACCGCCGAGTAGCGCTAAACACCTTCAAATACTCCATCACTTACCTAATGGCGCTGTTTGTGATACTCCTCGTAGACCACTACGTGTTTTTCTAA